One genomic segment of Rubripirellula tenax includes these proteins:
- a CDS encoding Crp/Fnr family transcriptional regulator has translation MASKFWHIRRCSLFDHLDPSQWELLERGARLKSFAARECVYLPSDASRNVYFLHEGRIRLSSATPDGKLAILGFIEPGEVFGELALVDTGSRDERAESVTRSTVVMLSGESLADLMEKTASLTIRINRMMGLRRKRVERRLRGMLFRSNRERLTMLLVDLVEQYGIDDPDGIRITIRLSHQDLASLIGATRESVSYLLGDLQAEGIIRYGRQWIVVRDKCRLETETDQPRTNKKLNGCE, from the coding sequence ATGGCTTCCAAGTTTTGGCATATCCGGCGCTGCTCGCTGTTCGATCATCTGGATCCGTCCCAGTGGGAATTGCTCGAGCGCGGCGCGCGATTGAAGTCGTTCGCCGCTCGTGAATGCGTGTACTTGCCGTCTGACGCATCCCGGAACGTCTATTTTTTGCATGAAGGCCGAATTCGCTTATCGTCCGCGACGCCCGACGGCAAGCTTGCGATTCTGGGGTTTATAGAACCCGGTGAAGTCTTTGGCGAATTGGCGCTGGTCGATACCGGATCGCGGGACGAGCGGGCCGAGTCAGTCACCAGGTCGACGGTCGTGATGTTGTCGGGCGAGAGTCTTGCCGATCTGATGGAAAAGACCGCATCGCTTACGATTCGCATCAACCGAATGATGGGACTGAGACGAAAACGGGTCGAGCGGCGGCTTCGCGGGATGCTGTTTCGGTCCAATCGCGAGCGGCTGACGATGCTGTTGGTCGATTTGGTCGAACAATACGGAATCGATGATCCCGATGGCATTCGCATCACCATTCGATTGTCGCACCAAGACTTGGCTTCGTTGATCGGCGCGACACGCGAATCGGTCAGCTACTTGTTGGGCGATCTGCAAGCCGAAGGGATCATCCGATACGGCCGTCAATGGATCGTGGTCCGAGACAAGTGCCGCCTAGAAACTGAAACCGATCAACCGCGAACCAATAAAAAACTGAATGGATGTGAGTAA
- a CDS encoding nidogen-like domain-containing protein, which translates to MKKWFRVLALGMTSLLFIGGSVDAGVIRSGFDSTDQFRNDDGFEGPVAIGFDINFFGQTFNSLFVNTNGNVTFDSGFSTFTPSGITGAGDAGSGPIIAPFFADVDTLSVGEPVRYGTGTVDGRAAFGVNWVDVAAFPSVEPLNRFQLVLTDRSDIRAGDFDIEFNYEQILWELGTASGGVSASVGYSNAAGSFFQLDGSLVNGAFLDDNLTTGLINNSLNSPELGRYLFEARNGNVGNPGGTVPEPSTLAIFAVMGLIGCRRLRRSRDRTKSA; encoded by the coding sequence ATGAAGAAGTGGTTCAGGGTTTTAGCTTTGGGGATGACTTCCCTGCTGTTCATCGGCGGATCGGTCGACGCAGGTGTGATTCGCTCGGGTTTCGACTCAACTGATCAATTCCGAAATGATGACGGTTTCGAAGGTCCAGTCGCGATTGGCTTCGACATCAACTTTTTTGGGCAAACATTCAACTCCTTGTTTGTTAACACGAACGGAAACGTCACGTTCGACTCCGGTTTCTCAACTTTCACGCCGTCGGGTATCACGGGCGCGGGAGATGCAGGTTCGGGGCCGATCATCGCACCGTTCTTTGCCGACGTTGATACACTGAGTGTGGGCGAACCCGTTCGATATGGCACGGGAACCGTTGATGGGCGGGCAGCCTTTGGTGTGAACTGGGTCGATGTGGCAGCCTTTCCATCAGTGGAGCCGCTGAATCGATTTCAACTTGTGTTGACAGATCGCTCAGACATCCGAGCCGGTGACTTTGATATAGAGTTCAACTATGAACAAATTCTTTGGGAGTTGGGAACGGCAAGTGGCGGGGTATCGGCTTCCGTGGGTTACTCCAACGCCGCCGGATCGTTTTTCCAGCTTGACGGTTCATTGGTCAACGGAGCGTTCTTGGATGACAACTTGACGACCGGCTTGATCAACAACAGCCTCAATAGCCCTGAGTTGGGCCGATACCTTTTCGAAGCTCGTAACGGAAACGTCGGCAACCCGGGCGGAACCGTTCCCGAACCGTCAACTCTGGCGATTTTCGCAGTGATGGGTCTGATCGGTTGTCGGCGACTTCGCCGGTCTCGCGATCGAACGAAGTCCGCCTAG
- the priA gene encoding replication restart helicase PriA, with the protein MSGPVPDEYDVPPDRESAKSKADSAQGELFETAPPPWELAAEDDVATARVVFSEAPHGPYDYRIPEDMRDRLEAGMRVKVPLGRRRKATTGWCIECKLGSSASRTLKDVAEVVDHAPLCDPPLVRLVLWMSHYYQAPAGQVFDALIPSSVRSGAGTRERTYYTPNAKLIDDSVVESLPQKQQVALRFLIAAARPMTSSELMVEAGCTSGPIKSLEKKELIRTETRREMATAAPMRWSLGDGEKEKSHPLTDDQGNALGRIVAAVDSEAGKTLLLHGVTGSGKTEVYIRAIEHLVKFGRSAIVLVPEISLTPQTRGRFERRFKSVAVLHSQMTPAERHFQWQRIRSGDVQVVVGPRSAVFAPLPRLGLIILDEEHDGSFKQDSVPRYHARKVAHARAMSLKIPLVLGTATPSMETWHACTTGHAELISMPSRVENRPMPDVQLVDLRVRDDRTSGSISRPLHRAVEETLKEKGQVILLLNRRGFATTIQCPSCGHVVACPDCDMPLTHHRDGGKAVCHYCDYTIATPPWCPACRFDGIRYGGLGTQRLEVEVKARFPDAQVARMDSDTMKRPGSHQRVLSAFRSGEVDILLGTQMIAKGLDFPNVLLVGVINADGALHFPDFRASERTFQLVTQVAGRTGRGDRGGRVIVQTFTPEHPAIQAASRHDYEQFATDEMVNRRKFNYPPLGSVGRIIIRGAIEDVTEATAEALLGRLEAARNQLGYEVRILGPAPPPISKLRGKYRFHILLQSVEASHLGETIRRAVDTFTIPDKDDVQYVIDIDPMDML; encoded by the coding sequence ATGTCCGGTCCGGTTCCCGACGAATATGACGTCCCTCCGGATCGTGAATCCGCCAAATCCAAAGCGGATTCGGCACAGGGAGAACTGTTCGAAACGGCACCTCCACCATGGGAATTGGCGGCCGAAGACGACGTGGCTACGGCACGAGTGGTGTTCAGTGAAGCTCCGCACGGCCCCTATGATTACCGCATTCCCGAGGACATGCGTGATCGCTTGGAAGCCGGAATGCGGGTCAAGGTGCCGCTGGGACGTCGTCGAAAAGCAACGACGGGGTGGTGCATCGAGTGCAAGCTCGGATCGTCGGCGTCGCGAACACTGAAGGACGTCGCCGAGGTGGTGGACCATGCGCCGCTTTGCGATCCGCCATTGGTCCGGTTGGTGCTATGGATGAGCCACTACTACCAGGCACCCGCCGGTCAAGTGTTCGACGCATTGATTCCGTCCAGCGTTCGCAGCGGCGCGGGGACTCGCGAGCGAACCTACTACACGCCCAACGCGAAATTGATCGACGACTCCGTTGTCGAAAGTTTGCCGCAAAAACAGCAAGTCGCGTTGCGATTCTTGATTGCCGCCGCACGCCCGATGACTTCATCGGAATTGATGGTCGAAGCCGGATGTACATCGGGGCCGATCAAGTCGCTCGAGAAGAAAGAACTGATCCGAACGGAGACGCGCCGCGAGATGGCGACCGCGGCACCGATGCGTTGGAGTCTGGGTGATGGTGAGAAAGAAAAATCGCACCCGTTGACCGACGATCAAGGCAACGCGCTGGGTCGGATTGTCGCCGCGGTCGACTCCGAAGCTGGTAAAACATTGCTGCTGCACGGCGTCACCGGCAGTGGCAAGACGGAAGTTTATATTCGCGCCATCGAACACTTGGTCAAATTCGGACGCAGCGCGATCGTTCTGGTACCCGAGATCAGTCTGACGCCGCAAACGCGTGGACGCTTCGAGCGACGGTTCAAATCGGTTGCAGTCCTCCATAGCCAGATGACACCCGCCGAACGCCATTTCCAGTGGCAACGGATTCGTAGTGGTGATGTCCAAGTCGTTGTCGGGCCCCGCAGTGCCGTGTTCGCGCCGCTGCCGCGGTTGGGGCTGATCATCTTGGACGAAGAGCATGACGGTTCGTTCAAGCAAGATAGTGTGCCGCGATACCATGCTAGAAAGGTCGCCCATGCCCGCGCCATGTCGCTAAAGATTCCATTGGTGCTGGGGACGGCTACTCCATCGATGGAAACTTGGCATGCCTGTACCACCGGACACGCCGAACTGATTTCGATGCCTTCGCGTGTCGAGAATCGCCCCATGCCGGACGTGCAGTTGGTCGATCTGCGTGTCCGCGATGATCGCACGTCCGGATCGATCAGCCGGCCGCTGCATCGTGCGGTTGAAGAAACGCTGAAAGAGAAAGGGCAAGTTATCTTGTTGCTAAACCGACGCGGTTTTGCAACCACGATTCAGTGCCCGTCGTGCGGTCATGTGGTTGCCTGTCCCGATTGCGACATGCCGCTGACCCATCACCGCGACGGAGGTAAAGCGGTGTGCCACTACTGCGACTACACGATTGCCACGCCACCTTGGTGTCCGGCATGTCGTTTCGACGGTATCCGATACGGCGGTTTGGGAACCCAGCGTCTGGAAGTCGAAGTCAAAGCCCGATTCCCCGATGCTCAGGTGGCTCGCATGGACAGCGACACGATGAAGCGTCCCGGCAGCCATCAACGGGTCTTGTCCGCCTTCCGCAGCGGCGAAGTCGACATCTTGTTGGGGACACAAATGATCGCCAAAGGGCTCGATTTTCCCAACGTGCTTTTGGTCGGCGTCATCAACGCCGACGGTGCCCTGCACTTCCCCGATTTTCGCGCTTCCGAACGGACGTTCCAATTGGTCACCCAAGTTGCTGGTCGGACGGGGCGTGGTGATCGTGGCGGCCGAGTGATCGTACAGACGTTCACACCGGAGCATCCAGCGATTCAAGCCGCATCACGCCACGACTATGAACAGTTCGCAACCGACGAAATGGTCAATCGACGTAAGTTCAACTATCCACCGCTGGGAAGCGTCGGGCGAATCATCATCCGCGGTGCGATCGAAGACGTCACCGAAGCGACGGCCGAAGCGTTGTTGGGTCGCCTGGAAGCTGCCCGCAATCAACTTGGCTACGAAGTACGAATACTCGGTCCGGCGCCGCCACCCATTTCAAAGCTGCGCGGCAAATACCGATTCCACATCCTGCTGCAATCGGTCGAGGCATCGCACCTTGGCGAAACGATCCGACGCGCCGTAGACACGTTCACGATTCCAGATAAAGACGACGTCCAATACGTCATCGACATCGACCCGATGGACATGCTTTAA
- a CDS encoding zf-HC2 domain-containing protein, which translates to MKQSSNHEDAWAPCPPGLLSEKASSVNRQRRARRVIIAGVVATVGLAAISRMVVPDASGIPGDRNDGGILCSELRKRLPQYRTRELDESTTEKIDAHLRTCPFCRSYVVRPEASPLA; encoded by the coding sequence ATGAAACAATCATCCAACCACGAAGACGCTTGGGCACCGTGCCCGCCCGGCTTGTTGAGCGAGAAAGCATCGTCGGTCAATCGTCAGCGTCGAGCACGGCGTGTCATCATTGCCGGCGTCGTAGCCACGGTCGGATTGGCCGCGATCAGCCGGATGGTAGTGCCGGATGCATCGGGAATCCCCGGCGATCGAAACGACGGAGGGATCCTGTGCAGCGAACTTCGCAAACGCTTGCCGCAGTACCGGACGCGGGAACTCGACGAGTCGACAACGGAGAAGATCGACGCGCATTTGCGAACCTGTCCGTTCTGTCGATCTTACGTCGTGCGGCCGGAAGCTTCGCCGTTGGCTTAG
- a CDS encoding spondin domain-containing protein — translation MLVSRFSGLMAGLTLLCVPAIPSTANAAIVDLTVTIENLAPTNSVSFAPTRVAFHNGSFDPFNNGETAGEAIKSIAEGGSGNAWFPAVTAADPNAATGTIAAGGPAVPSGNAGGLSNTATATFRIDTNSQGFFTFANMVVPSNDLFLGNDSPLGLFDSNGALTTTSILQTGSSIWDANSEVAIAGNAAFLQGSMNDLRVEEGGVVAFDFAELATYNGLTTAAGYVFDSSSITAGTEIFRVSFSSVTAVPEPSSVLAGVVCCVGLGVRSYRKRRQTAKL, via the coding sequence ATGCTCGTTTCCCGTTTTTCTGGCTTGATGGCCGGTTTGACCCTGCTTTGTGTGCCGGCAATCCCTTCGACCGCCAACGCGGCGATTGTTGATTTGACCGTCACGATCGAAAACCTGGCCCCAACGAACAGCGTTAGCTTTGCGCCGACGCGGGTAGCCTTTCATAACGGGTCGTTTGATCCGTTCAACAACGGCGAAACGGCTGGCGAGGCGATCAAGTCGATTGCCGAAGGTGGATCCGGAAACGCTTGGTTTCCGGCCGTCACGGCAGCCGATCCCAACGCCGCCACCGGCACCATCGCCGCTGGTGGTCCCGCCGTCCCATCGGGCAACGCTGGCGGCTTGTCCAACACGGCGACGGCTACGTTTCGGATCGACACCAATTCGCAGGGCTTCTTTACGTTCGCCAACATGGTCGTGCCCAGCAACGACTTGTTCCTTGGCAACGACAGCCCGCTGGGGTTGTTTGACAGCAACGGCGCGTTAACGACAACGTCGATCCTGCAAACCGGCAGCAGCATTTGGGATGCAAATTCGGAAGTCGCCATCGCCGGGAACGCGGCGTTTTTGCAGGGCAGCATGAACGACTTGCGAGTCGAAGAAGGCGGCGTGGTCGCGTTCGATTTCGCAGAACTGGCGACTTATAACGGACTGACGACGGCCGCCGGTTACGTGTTTGACAGCTCGTCGATCACGGCCGGAACCGAGATTTTCCGCGTCAGCTTCAGTTCGGTAACAGCGGTGCCGGAACCCTCCTCAGTCTTGGCAGGCGTTGTTTGCTGTGTCGGATTGGGTGTTCGAAGTTATCGCAAACGACGCCAGACGGCGAAGCTCTAG
- a CDS encoding sensor histidine kinase, giving the protein MTNNDRLAWPILLLLLTVLVPSAGVVWMMREAVRNERLASNQRLRDAYQIQLQSATQKVRQGWADELGRSAAIVDTKPPSVAFETIVASGNVDGALIRDDEGRLVYPESSRAGNKTINIVAPLWSKASRLEFVEKRFDEASKAYQQLTQTTSDPILLAQIQQALVRCLLKLNRRDDAIELLENQRASGGLVDRDGRLFAAAAEFRLLELLDSQSTDWAEVRDSLVQRLGNYKDVTMTSSQRRFLMTEVQHLAGGTIQWPTRAAETLSSELITVDGGSSFQSRLQPTKLPDVWARATTDGRAIELYRTASVQKRLLELADGVPLPEGISFSASPPGDRTDHLMNADLGDELDGWRLSLSMTDDAVFDDVSKHRRAIHLWIASLVIAVTCVLAWMLSLALRRHMRLAQLKNDLVATVSHELKTPLASTRLLVDTLLSVEPRDPHDPSAVQTREYLQMISQENSRLTRMIDNFLTFSKMDRGQSTANFRSVAINEVATQAVSIFREHTGIDDAALTVSESPNAFVWGDLDSLVTAMVNLLENAWKYSEEPRRISLNIEADQLHIQLAVRDNGIGMNANQVGRAFDRFYQADQRVARTHGGCGLGLSIVRAIAESHAGSVDIESVSNVGSCFTLCLPKLNVGTE; this is encoded by the coding sequence ATGACAAACAACGACCGCCTAGCGTGGCCGATCCTTTTGCTGCTGTTGACGGTGTTGGTGCCGTCGGCAGGTGTGGTTTGGATGATGCGCGAGGCGGTCCGGAACGAACGACTGGCGTCGAACCAACGATTGCGAGACGCCTATCAAATTCAATTGCAATCGGCGACTCAAAAGGTTCGTCAAGGCTGGGCGGACGAACTTGGCCGTTCGGCCGCAATTGTTGACACCAAGCCCCCATCGGTTGCGTTTGAAACGATTGTCGCGAGCGGCAACGTTGACGGGGCGTTGATCAGGGACGACGAAGGCCGTCTCGTGTATCCCGAATCCTCTCGAGCAGGTAACAAGACGATCAACATCGTTGCCCCACTTTGGTCAAAAGCATCGCGGCTTGAGTTTGTCGAGAAACGCTTTGACGAAGCGTCAAAAGCCTACCAGCAACTTACGCAAACAACGTCGGATCCAATCTTGTTGGCGCAGATTCAACAAGCCCTTGTTCGGTGCCTGCTGAAGCTGAACCGGCGAGACGACGCGATTGAATTGTTGGAAAACCAACGTGCATCAGGCGGACTCGTCGATCGCGACGGACGCCTCTTCGCCGCCGCGGCCGAATTTCGCTTGTTGGAATTGTTGGACTCTCAGTCGACGGATTGGGCAGAAGTTCGCGATTCGCTGGTTCAGCGACTGGGAAACTACAAAGACGTCACGATGACATCGTCGCAGCGCCGATTCTTGATGACAGAAGTCCAGCATTTGGCCGGCGGGACAATCCAATGGCCGACACGGGCAGCCGAAACGTTGTCGTCGGAACTGATCACCGTCGACGGGGGTTCGAGTTTCCAGTCACGCTTGCAACCAACCAAACTGCCCGACGTGTGGGCCCGAGCAACCACGGATGGACGCGCGATTGAACTCTATCGAACGGCGTCGGTTCAGAAGCGGCTATTGGAACTGGCGGATGGTGTGCCGCTTCCCGAGGGCATCTCGTTTTCGGCTTCGCCACCGGGCGACCGAACAGACCACTTGATGAATGCTGACTTGGGTGATGAATTGGACGGATGGCGGCTTAGTCTTTCGATGACTGACGACGCGGTTTTCGATGATGTCTCGAAACATCGACGTGCGATTCATTTGTGGATCGCTTCGCTTGTGATCGCAGTGACATGCGTCTTGGCTTGGATGCTGTCGTTGGCACTACGGCGTCACATGCGATTGGCGCAATTAAAAAACGATCTCGTGGCCACGGTGTCACACGAACTGAAGACACCACTGGCGTCGACTCGTTTGCTGGTCGACACCCTATTGAGCGTCGAACCCCGTGATCCACATGACCCATCCGCGGTTCAGACTCGCGAGTATCTGCAGATGATCAGTCAAGAGAATTCGCGATTGACTCGGATGATCGACAATTTCCTGACGTTTTCAAAGATGGACCGTGGACAGTCGACTGCGAACTTCCGCTCGGTCGCGATCAACGAGGTGGCGACTCAGGCCGTATCGATTTTCCGAGAACATACAGGTATCGACGACGCGGCGTTGACCGTTTCCGAATCTCCGAACGCGTTCGTTTGGGGAGACCTGGATTCGTTAGTCACGGCGATGGTCAATTTGCTAGAAAACGCGTGGAAGTACAGTGAGGAACCGCGAAGGATTTCGTTGAACATCGAAGCCGATCAACTTCATATCCAGCTGGCCGTTCGCGACAACGGAATCGGAATGAACGCGAATCAGGTGGGGCGTGCCTTCGATCGTTTCTATCAAGCGGACCAGCGAGTCGCTCGGACTCATGGTGGCTGCGGGCTTGGATTGAGCATCGTTCGCGCGATCGCAGAGTCTCACGCCGGTAGTGTCGATATTGAAAGCGTTTCTAACGTGGGAAGTTGTTTTACGCTTTGCCTGCCCAAGTTAAACGTTGGAACGGAATGA
- a CDS encoding transglutaminase-like domain-containing protein — protein sequence MPVSQTPVRQIAAPIRARTWTYPLAGPTIVFLFATAILFHIAGCDIPARPPLVPADVAEFDDDVTPQLSPLGDSAAAEVSTEEDGYELPVGAFEGDWHAWDIYSISDSPVGYNHLMAEAIDEEQVRYDLDNVLFVNQGKARTLQRLMQTSYENRDGQLIRFESELHVGPVVTRTVGIVNGEQLKVETVRGTQKTSKTVTWSDSYRGLVAIEQSLRAKPMTRRGETRNLRMLMPGQFELATARLRCSGTASVPNADQTLAQLNEINFEIQVDGQNPIYSTVWTDDEGNILRSVSQGMQFVGYRSDAAAAKAAFRSLNDLVAIPVSGTFERPSESIRLAITVSPTAKAASEGLTMGVEAMPGQMVRDADDGTIQVLISRLDESTIKGFRTATLAPQPGDFEPNALVDSNASLIQRYATAAIGTRQLTPTEIAIELTRTTQSLIDDRKLPSGLVRASSVANDAIGDRLGKSIFLVALLRSQKIPARLAIGMKYADDSPDRMVFHPWTLAFVDEQWIHLDASEGDVAAADRLMFATTDLAAGNEYSAFVPLFNSISRIEIRVLRAQYAND from the coding sequence ATGCCGGTTTCGCAAACTCCCGTTCGCCAGATCGCCGCTCCGATTCGAGCCCGGACTTGGACCTATCCCCTGGCGGGTCCAACGATCGTTTTTCTTTTCGCAACGGCGATCTTGTTCCATATCGCCGGATGCGATATTCCGGCGCGGCCGCCATTGGTCCCCGCTGATGTTGCCGAATTCGATGATGATGTGACTCCCCAACTCAGCCCCCTCGGTGATTCTGCGGCAGCGGAAGTCTCCACCGAAGAAGATGGCTACGAGTTGCCCGTCGGCGCTTTCGAGGGCGACTGGCATGCCTGGGACATCTACTCAATCAGCGATAGCCCCGTCGGATACAACCACTTGATGGCCGAAGCGATCGACGAGGAACAGGTGCGTTACGACTTGGACAATGTACTCTTCGTCAATCAAGGCAAGGCCCGAACGCTTCAGCGCTTGATGCAAACCAGTTACGAGAACCGCGACGGCCAGCTCATTCGATTCGAAAGTGAACTGCACGTCGGTCCGGTCGTGACACGAACCGTCGGAATCGTGAATGGCGAGCAACTGAAAGTTGAGACCGTCCGGGGAACCCAAAAGACAAGTAAGACGGTCACTTGGTCCGATAGTTACCGTGGACTGGTTGCAATCGAACAGTCGCTGCGAGCCAAGCCGATGACCCGGCGGGGCGAGACGCGGAATCTGCGTATGCTGATGCCGGGGCAATTCGAACTGGCAACGGCGCGGCTGCGATGCAGTGGCACCGCGTCAGTACCGAATGCGGATCAAACGCTTGCCCAATTGAATGAAATCAATTTTGAAATCCAAGTCGATGGCCAGAATCCAATCTATTCCACCGTCTGGACGGACGATGAGGGAAACATCCTTCGCAGTGTTTCACAGGGCATGCAGTTCGTCGGCTATCGATCAGACGCTGCGGCGGCAAAGGCAGCCTTTCGCAGTTTGAATGATCTGGTTGCGATTCCCGTGTCGGGGACCTTCGAGCGACCGAGCGAATCGATTCGGTTGGCCATCACGGTCTCGCCGACGGCGAAAGCCGCATCCGAGGGGCTGACGATGGGCGTCGAGGCGATGCCGGGCCAAATGGTTCGAGACGCGGATGATGGAACGATTCAGGTGCTTATCAGCCGTCTCGATGAATCGACCATCAAAGGATTTCGAACGGCTACGCTGGCTCCACAACCGGGCGACTTTGAACCGAACGCATTGGTGGATTCCAACGCATCGCTTATTCAACGCTATGCGACCGCGGCGATTGGAACACGACAACTGACGCCGACCGAGATTGCGATCGAACTGACCCGAACCACCCAGTCGCTGATCGACGATCGAAAACTGCCCAGCGGCCTGGTTCGCGCCAGTAGCGTTGCCAACGATGCCATCGGTGATCGACTGGGGAAATCGATCTTTCTGGTGGCGCTGCTGCGATCGCAAAAGATCCCCGCTCGATTGGCAATCGGGATGAAGTACGCTGACGATTCACCGGACCGAATGGTTTTCCATCCATGGACTTTGGCGTTCGTGGATGAACAATGGATCCATCTGGACGCATCCGAGGGCGATGTTGCAGCGGCCGATCGATTGATGTTTGCGACGACGGATTTAGCCGCCGGCAACGAGTACTCGGCGTTTGTGCCGCTGTTCAATTCGATCAGCCGAATTGAAATCCGCGTCTTGCGTGCCCAGTATGCGAACGACTGA
- the nadD gene encoding nicotinate (nicotinamide) nucleotide adenylyltransferase, with protein MSKRIGIYGGSFDPVHVGHLWIAEAARESLSLDEVRWIPAATSPLKPSGPVASNEDRLQMLRLAISGNSNFAIDDREILRGDVSYTVDTIAEMKAESPSDQYFLIIGSDSLASFDRWHQPARLLTMVEVAVVQRGGDPPIDFAVLDPFSDGNSAGHHVIAMPVIEVSSSDLRQRRANGKSIRYRVPRPVEAFIAAEKLYGSTAAGS; from the coding sequence TTGAGCAAACGAATCGGAATCTACGGCGGGTCGTTTGACCCCGTTCACGTCGGCCACCTTTGGATCGCCGAAGCGGCACGGGAATCGCTTTCACTGGATGAAGTGCGTTGGATACCCGCGGCGACATCACCGCTGAAACCCAGCGGACCGGTCGCAAGCAACGAAGATCGTCTTCAGATGCTGCGTTTGGCCATTTCAGGGAACTCGAATTTTGCGATCGATGATCGCGAAATCCTTCGCGGCGACGTCAGCTATACAGTGGACACAATCGCTGAGATGAAAGCCGAGAGCCCGTCCGATCAGTACTTCTTGATCATTGGCAGCGACTCGCTGGCCAGTTTTGATCGATGGCACCAGCCGGCCCGTTTGCTGACGATGGTCGAAGTGGCAGTTGTCCAGCGCGGCGGTGATCCGCCAATCGATTTTGCTGTGTTGGATCCGTTTTCGGATGGCAACTCGGCCGGACACCACGTGATCGCGATGCCCGTCATCGAGGTTTCCAGCAGCGACCTTCGCCAGCGACGGGCGAACGGGAAAAGTATCCGCTACCGGGTTCCCCGTCCTGTAGAAGCATTCATTGCAGCCGAGAAACTTTACGGATCGACGGCGGCGGGCAGCTAG
- a CDS encoding NADPH-dependent FMN reductase, whose product MILVISSSLHPDSRSRILARACVDRLAEIGEPTELFDLAVTTLPPCDGASAYGDANVQDLSKRIQAADGILIASGVYNYDVNAAAKNAVELTGKAWTGKVVGLMLAAGGQGSYMSAMGLANSLMLDFRCVIVPRFIYATGESFEGQSLADESIQDRVNTLVEETVRMAKSLAT is encoded by the coding sequence ATGATTTTGGTAATCAGCTCGTCGCTTCACCCCGATAGCCGCAGCCGCATTCTGGCTCGCGCCTGCGTTGACCGACTCGCCGAAATTGGCGAGCCAACCGAATTGTTTGATTTGGCGGTCACGACGCTTCCCCCCTGCGACGGGGCGTCAGCTTACGGCGATGCCAACGTCCAAGACCTGTCGAAACGGATTCAAGCGGCGGATGGAATTTTGATCGCTTCGGGCGTCTACAACTATGACGTGAACGCGGCAGCGAAAAACGCCGTCGAGTTGACGGGCAAAGCGTGGACCGGAAAAGTCGTCGGGTTGATGCTGGCCGCGGGTGGCCAAGGCAGCTACATGTCGGCGATGGGGCTGGCTAACAGTCTGATGTTGGACTTTCGCTGCGTGATCGTCCCCCGTTTTATCTACGCCACCGGCGAATCGTTCGAGGGCCAATCGCTGGCCGACGAATCCATTCAAGACCGCGTCAATACATTGGTCGAAGAAACGGTCCGCATGGCCAAGTCGCTCGCGACTTAG
- a CDS encoding response regulator transcription factor, protein MTHPQRILIVEDDPTLLRGLSDNFQTAGFAVSTATDGMSGLAQVLAEPPALLLLDIMLPHLNGFDLCRRVRKAGLEIPILMLTAKGQEEDIVRGLELGADDYMTKPFGIKELLARVQRLLRPRGRQSSEVIAFGDSQFNREARTLDRSGQTTSLTAKEFQLLEFFLSHPHRALTRSNILDAVWGRSLIVSTRSVDRCVATLRAKLERDPSHPEFIHTIRDVGYRFELP, encoded by the coding sequence ATGACGCACCCACAACGTATTTTGATCGTCGAAGATGACCCAACGCTGCTGCGCGGGCTGAGCGACAACTTTCAGACCGCTGGGTTCGCGGTCTCCACGGCGACGGATGGCATGTCGGGTTTGGCCCAGGTCTTGGCAGAACCGCCTGCCTTACTATTGCTCGACATCATGCTTCCGCATTTGAACGGTTTCGATCTCTGCCGACGGGTACGGAAAGCGGGACTGGAAATCCCGATCTTGATGCTGACCGCGAAAGGTCAAGAGGAAGACATCGTTCGCGGCCTAGAACTGGGCGCCGACGATTACATGACGAAACCGTTTGGAATCAAAGAACTACTGGCTCGCGTGCAACGACTGCTGCGTCCGCGTGGGCGGCAATCGTCCGAAGTGATCGCCTTCGGTGACTCGCAATTCAATCGCGAAGCTCGAACGCTGGATCGATCGGGACAAACGACTTCGTTGACGGCGAAAGAGTTTCAGTTGCTAGAGTTTTTCTTATCGCATCCCCATCGTGCGCTGACTCGCAGCAATATTCTTGACGCCGTTTGGGGTCGATCGCTGATCGTCAGCACACGCAGCGTCGACCGATGCGTCGCAACATTACGAGCCAAACTTGAACGGGATCCAAGCCATCCCGAATTCATTCACACGATCCGCGACGTTGGGTATCGATTCGAATTGCCGTAG